The Lycium barbarum isolate Lr01 chromosome 9, ASM1917538v2, whole genome shotgun sequence genome has a segment encoding these proteins:
- the LOC132611957 gene encoding receptor-like protein 33, translating to MGCLFLVLVFVLQHPIVIFSSHLCRQSQSLSLQKLKQKLAVDDSSSANCEFNGHFPYPKTLSWNRSTDCCTWDGLTCDRVTGLEELRFGPHTFKMLLQNLTQLRELYLTSTYISSLLLLSGRYFFRTIPKSIGNLIQLNNLHLLSNNFNGSLPSTISNLVQLVEFDISSNNLTGDIPNIFNNFTKLKSVSLSYNLFPGGKLNEVRYNLLEVLNVGENKLHGPIPTSFSKLVNLTTVDLSTNNLSGGLDIAMFSNCKQLRRLGLSFNNLMVFSSHKDVTLPSYIESLYASSCNIRELNFLRAAKNNCHLDLSNNKIHGELPDWAWSNCNKFESDIPKSIGNLGSLRGLNLSPNSLIGPIPKSFGNLSVLESLDLSWNQLSGNIPQELATLKSLAIMNLSQNHLMGHIPRGPQLDTFAK from the exons ATGGGCTGCCtatttcttgttcttgtttttgtgTTGCAACATCCAATTGTTATCTTTTCAAGTCATTTATGTCGCCAAAGCCAGAGCTTGTCTTTGCAAAAGTTGAAGCAAAAATTGGCCGTGGATGACTCTTCTTCTGCTAATTGTGAATTCAATGGTCACTTTCCCTATCCAAAGACACTTTCTTGGAATAGAAGCACTGATTGTTGTACCTGGGATGGACTAACATGTGATAGAGTTACAG GTCTTGAGGAGTTGAGATTTGGACCTCACACTTTCAAAATGCTCCTTCAAAACTTAACTCAATTGAGGGAGCTTTACCTCACCTCAACATACATCTCTTCATTACTACTTCTCTCAGGCCGCTACTTCTTTAGAACCATTCCTAAATCTATTGGGAATCTCATACAACTCAATAATTTGCACCTCCTATCGAACAACTTCAATGGTTCACTGCCATCAACAATCTCAAATCTGGTACAACTTGTTGAATTTGATATTTCATCTAACAACCTTACTGGCGACATTccaaatattttcaacaacttcACCAAGCTCAAATCTGTATCCCTGTCATATAACCTATTTCCAGG TGGTAAACTTAACGAAGTTAGATACAACTTGCTAGAAGTTCTTAATGTGGGTGAGAATAAGCTTCATGGACCTATTCCAACATCATTTTCTAAACTTGTGAACTTGACAACAGTAGATCTTTCTACAAACAACCTTTCTGGTGGTCTAGATATTGCCATGTTTTCAAACTGCAAACAACTTAGACGCCTTGGTCTTTCTTTTaacaatttgatggtattttccAGCCACAAAGATGTGACCTTGCCCAGTTATATCGAAAGTTTGTATGCATCTTCTTGCAATATAAGGGAATTAAATTTCTTACGAGCTGCAAAAAACAATTGTCATTTAGATCTTTCCAACAACAAGATCCATGGAGAACTTCCTGATTGGGCATGGTCTAACTG TAACAAATTTGAAAGTGATATACCAAAATCCATTGGCAATCTTGGTTCACTTCGCGGGTTGAATTTGTCCCCTAACAGCCTTATTGGACCTATTCCTAAGTCCTTTGGAAATTTGTCTGTTCTTGAGTCATTAGACCTATCGTGGAACCAACTGTCGGGGAATATTCCTCAAGAACTTGCTACACTGAAGTCTCTGGCTATCATGAATTTGTCACAGAACCATTTGATGGGACACATACCTAGAGGTCCACAACTTGATACATTTGCAAAATGA
- the LOC132608900 gene encoding protein EARLY FLOWERING 4-like — MEDNTSNLKRHGQQNATTEESVSEGNSEMWNNFSNRFRQVQSVLDRNRLLIQQVNENHQSRTNDNMVQNVGLIQELNGNISKVVSLYSDLSTNFSTIFHQENDAIGDETNNH, encoded by the coding sequence ATGGAAGACAACACCTCAAACTTAAAGCGCCATGGtcaacaaaatgcaacaactgaAGAGAGTGTGTCGGAAGGAAACTCGGAGATGTGGAACAATTTCTCCAACAGATTCAGGCAGGTGCAGTCGGTGTTGGATCGGAACAGAttgttgattcagcaagtcaaCGAGAATCATCAGTCTAGAACCAACGATAATATGGTGCAGAACGTGGGCCTGATTCAGGAGCTTAATGGCAATATCTCTAAGGTCGTTTCTCTCTATTCTGATCTTTCCACCAATTTCTCAACCATCTTTCATCAGGAAAACGATGCCATCGGAGACGAGACCAACAACCACTGA
- the LOC132608901 gene encoding peptidyl-prolyl cis-trans isomerase CYP19-4-like — protein MANRNKLSPFLLIWILVLFGTLIFILNRLGDTGVSSERKDINVEAKTSEDLESVTHKVYFDVEINGKPTGRIVMGLFGKIVPKTAENFRALCTGEKGTEKAGKPLHYKGSTFHRIIPSFMIQGGDFTRGDGRGGESIYGESFPDENFDLKHTEPGILSMANSGPDSNGSQFFITTVTTSWLDGHHVVFGKVLSGMDVVHKVEAEGRGSGTPKTVVKISNSGELPQ, from the exons ATGGCCAACAGAAACAAATTATCTCCTTTTCTTCTTATCTGGATCCTCGTTCTATTTGGAACCCTAATTTTCATTCTG AACCGATTAGGTGATACAGGGGTCTCATCGGAGCGTAAAGACATTAATGTCGA AGCAAAAACATCAGAAGATTTGGAGAGCGTGACACATAAAGTATACTTTGATGTCGAAATTAATGGAAAACCTACTG GTCGTATTGTCATGGGCCTCTTTGGCAAAATTGTCCCGAAGACAGCAG AAAACTTCAGAGCTCTTTGCACGG GGGAAAAAGGAACTGAGAAAGCTGGCAAGCCTCTCCATTACAAAGGTAGCACTTTCCACAGGATCATACCTAGCTTCATGATCCAAGGAGGCGACTTCACTCGTGGTGATGGGCGAGGTGGAGAGTCAATATACGGTGAAAGCTTTCCAGATGAAAACTTTGACCTAAAACACACTGAACCTG GTATTCTGTCAATGGCAAATTCTGGACCAGACTCCAATGGATCTCAATTCTTTATCACAACTGTAACCACTAGCTG GTTGGACGGGCATCATGTTGTCTTTGGGAAGGTGCTGTCTGGGATGGATGTTGTCCACAAAGTTGAAGCTGAAGGGAGAGGAAGTGGAACCCCGAAAACTGTAGTTAAAATATCAAATAGCGGTGAACTACCTCAGTGA